GGGTTCTCGGCAGATGGCCGCAGCCTGACGATGGACGTGCTGGATGTTGCTGACCAGCGTAATTATCCGTGGCCGACCATGTGGGCCTTGCCACCCGAACATTAAAGCGCAGCGTGAGACGTCATCAGTGGGAGGGTGACGCCGCGCGCCCGTCGCCAAAATCCACTACGGACAGCGGCGCGGGAAATCCTTCACCGGTCATGGGCGTCGCTTGTGGCGTCCACGGCCGGCCGTCGGCGAAATCCTCGATCGTCGCGTAGCTGCCCATCACATGGAGTGATGCCAGCGCATAGGGAAGACCTTCCGCAGCGAGTGGCGCATTCGCGTTGCTCACGTGGAAGTGCAGATGCGGGCCGGTGGATTCACCGGTGAATCCCAGTTGGCCGATCAAGGCACCTTGCTGCACATGCTGGCCCGGCTTCACGCGGATGCTGCCGGGCTTGAGGTGTTCGTAGAACGCGAAGCGTCCATCGCCCAGGTCGAGCGATACATAGTTGCCGGCGGCTTCTTCCAGCGGCACCTTGCGAGCGGCACCTTCCCGGAGCGATGCCGGCTCGGCGATGCCTCCGCCCACGGATGCCACGGTGGCATCAGCCACAGCCAGCACATCGGCGCCGTAGCCGTACCATTGCGACGGGCGTTCGCCCTTGTCGCTGGCAAAGCCACCGTGCGGGCCGACGCGAATCCAGTCGATGGCGAAGCGGCCGGGCACTTTCACCTGTCCATCGGTGGCGTACAGCACGCGACGATGGCCGCGCTCCCAGTGCGCGTCATAGATCGCCGCCCATGGGCCGCCGCGCAGGGGCGGCCCCAGCGTTTTGCCGGAGGTGGGGCGTGCAGTGAAACCATGGTCTTCGACACTGAATTCGTGGGCGGCAGCATCCGCGTAGACGACACGATGCCTGATGTGCGCGCTGCCGTTGCTTGCGAGAGGCACGGAAAGATAGGCCACCGCCGTCATGCCCGGTGCCACATGCACGCGGTCATCGCCCTTGGCGCGGTCAGCGCGACCGATGGCTTCGGTGAGTGCGGGGCCGGAAAGATCGAGCAGCACGTGCTGGTCCTGATCGAGCACGTCGATGCGGCGCAGCGTCAGCGGCTCCTGTGCATAACTGGTGAGATGCAGCTCGTACACCAGCGATGCCTTGCCGGCGACCACCACCGGTTCCGGCGTCCACGGCACGCGCAGGTCAAACGACTGATGCAGGGGCGCGCGTTGCGCGATGGCGGCGTGGGCCATCAGCAGGGTGAGCAACAGCGCAGGCAGTCGGCGCCAGCATCGCATGGGTGACATCCATGGTGGAGTGCGGCGCGAGCTTCGATCCGTGGGCGGCAGCCCGCCAATGCCAGAGGTCATTGCGCGGCGGGAGCCGGGAACAACAGCGTGCGACGTCACCCTGAGGGGAAGGTGACGCCGCACGCTTTGCTGCGCTTAGTGCAGCTCCACCACCACCAGGCCCTGGGCCGGGATATCGATGCTCAGGCGACCGTTCTGCACAGCGACCTGTTCCGGCGCGGATGCCTTGCCCGCGTCACGCAGCTGCTTGATCTGTTCGCGGCTCGGCGTGGCGGGACGACCCATCGTGTCGAACGCGGCCACGGCGTTGCCGTGCTCCTGGTCCAGGCGCCACACGGTGGCCTGCGTGGCGTGGCCCAGGTGCTTCAGATCCACATCGAAGTGCTTGGTCGCACCGGTGGGCACGCCCGGCGTGTACTCGGCCGTGTCACCCAGCGGCTTGGTGTAGTTCCACAGCGCCAGCACCACGGTGCCGTCGCTGCGACGCGTGGCCAGTGCACTGTCGGTCTTCAGCGGCAGCTGCACGTCACCCAGCTTGTGCAGCATAGCGAAGGCGTTGAAGGCCGGCTTCTGGATGCGGTCGGCGGCGATCAGGCCAAAGCCGCCGTAGAACGGCGTCTTCACCACGCCCTGCTCGTCGAACACGTCCGAGAACGACCAGTAGCTCATCATGTCCACCTTGCCCGCGCACTCGCGGATGGTGTTGGCCATCCACGGGCCCATGTAGACGGAGTCGGTGACGTTGGGCAGGTTGGCGTACGAGGCGTTGTATTCGCTGTAGATCAGCGGCAGCTTCGGGAACGGCGAGGCGGCCACTTCCTTGTGCGACTTGTCCACCGCGCGGCACACCATGTCGCGACGCGGGATGTTCTCCGTGGTCTTGAACACGTTGTCGGCGGTGTCGTCGCCGTACACATGCGTGCTGACGAAGTCGATCGGCGCACCGGTCTGCTTCACGTGCTTGAGGAATTCCGGCAGCCATGCAGCCTGCGCGGTGCCGGGGCCGCCAACGCGGAACTGCTTGTCCACCGACTTCACCACGCGCGCGGTGCGGTCATACAGGTCGTAATAGGTTTCCTTCTCGGGCTTGCCGCCCCAGAAGGCGAGGTTGGGCTCGTTCCACACTTCGAAGTACCAGCTGCGCACTTCGTCGATGCCGTAGCGCTCGATCTCGTGCTTGAGGAACGCAGTCACCATGGCGTCCCATTCGTTCCAGTCCTTTGCCGGCATCACGTTGGGGTGGTACCAGAAGTCGTGGTGGCTGGCCGGGTCGGTGCTCATTTCCGGCGGCATGAAGCCCAGTTCCACGAACGGCTTGACGCCGCGCGCCAGCAGGCCGTCGTACACCTGGTCCACATAGCTGAAGTTGAACTGCAGCTTGCCCTGGGTATCGCGGTAAGCCACGCCCATGTCGCGGTCGAAGATGCCGTGGAAGCGGATGTAGGTGAAGCCGGTGGCGGCCTTCACGTCTTCCAGGTCCTTGCGGTAGTCGTCGCGCAGCGCGAGCACGGCGCGGCCGGAGCCGAACATGTTTTCCCAGAAGTGCGGCAGCGGCGTGCCCTTGGCTGTCGCATCCACCTGCAGCTGCACCGTGTCACCGCCGGCGGGCGCGGCATGTACCGAGCCGAGCAGGGCAAGACAGGCCGCGGCGCAGGTGCGCAGGGCCAGGCGGCGGAGCGGTGACGGGGTGGGCATGGCGATTCCTTCGATAAGCGGGTGGGTTGGCCGTACGTGAGGCGGCAGCTACGATGTAAACGTTTACGTGTAACCGCGTGGAGTCTCTTACATCGGGGCCCGCAGGATCAATAAGGGAACGCCATGAGAACTGCCGCCGCTGCGACGCAGCATGTGAAAGACCGCGTGCAAGGCCGCATCCGTACATCGTTTTTGATATCGCGGATGGCTGTTTTTTGTTGCGCAGCACTGGGCGCCACCGGCGGGGCTCATGGCGGGGAGGCGCCTGCCCATACCTGGGCCAACCCGGTCGACGTCGATTACCGCTACAACTTCGAGCAGATGAACGAGGGCACGTCGTATCGGACCGGTGCCGATCCTGCCGTGGTCCGCTACGGCGATGCCTACTACCTGTTCATGACGCTGGCCGATGGCTATTGGCGCTCCACCGACTTGCTGCACTGGGCGTTCATCAAGCCCGACCGGTGGCCGTTCGACAGCGAAGTGGCGCC
The nucleotide sequence above comes from Dyella telluris. Encoded proteins:
- a CDS encoding M23 family metallopeptidase, with the protein product MRCWRRLPALLLTLLMAHAAIAQRAPLHQSFDLRVPWTPEPVVVAGKASLVYELHLTSYAQEPLTLRRIDVLDQDQHVLLDLSGPALTEAIGRADRAKGDDRVHVAPGMTAVAYLSVPLASNGSAHIRHRVVYADAAAHEFSVEDHGFTARPTSGKTLGPPLRGGPWAAIYDAHWERGHRRVLYATDGQVKVPGRFAIDWIRVGPHGGFASDKGERPSQWYGYGADVLAVADATVASVGGGIAEPASLREGAARKVPLEEAAGNYVSLDLGDGRFAFYEHLKPGSIRVKPGQHVQQGALIGQLGFTGESTGPHLHFHVSNANAPLAAEGLPYALASLHVMGSYATIEDFADGRPWTPQATPMTGEGFPAPLSVVDFGDGRAASPSH
- a CDS encoding GH39 family glycosyl hydrolase; this translates as MPTPSPLRRLALRTCAAACLALLGSVHAAPAGGDTVQLQVDATAKGTPLPHFWENMFGSGRAVLALRDDYRKDLEDVKAATGFTYIRFHGIFDRDMGVAYRDTQGKLQFNFSYVDQVYDGLLARGVKPFVELGFMPPEMSTDPASHHDFWYHPNVMPAKDWNEWDAMVTAFLKHEIERYGIDEVRSWYFEVWNEPNLAFWGGKPEKETYYDLYDRTARVVKSVDKQFRVGGPGTAQAAWLPEFLKHVKQTGAPIDFVSTHVYGDDTADNVFKTTENIPRRDMVCRAVDKSHKEVAASPFPKLPLIYSEYNASYANLPNVTDSVYMGPWMANTIRECAGKVDMMSYWSFSDVFDEQGVVKTPFYGGFGLIAADRIQKPAFNAFAMLHKLGDVQLPLKTDSALATRRSDGTVVLALWNYTKPLGDTAEYTPGVPTGATKHFDVDLKHLGHATQATVWRLDQEHGNAVAAFDTMGRPATPSREQIKQLRDAGKASAPEQVAVQNGRLSIDIPAQGLVVVELH